The proteins below come from a single Mus musculus strain C57BL/6J chromosome 5, GRCm38.p6 C57BL/6J genomic window:
- the Mrpl1 gene encoding 39S ribosomal protein L1, mitochondrial isoform 2 (isoform 2 is encoded by transcript variant 2), which produces MAAAVRCLRRVLIHHQRHCLCKMASQASLYPCSVNSLLHNRHFAAAAAAATKPARKIKKGAKEKTSDEKPVDDIEKIKSYTYMESDPEDDVYLKRLYPRRIYEVEKAIHLLKKFQVLDFTNPKQGVYLDLTLDMALGKKKTVEPFASVIALPHLFSSEVNKVAVFTANASEIKIAEENGAAFAGGTDLVKKIMDDEVVVDFYVAVPEIMGELNPLRKKLKKRFPKATRNSIGRDIPKMLELFKTAHEIMVDEERQNFLSTKIATVSYSCIPCADAP; this is translated from the exons ATGGCGGCGGCCGTAAGGTGCCTCCGTAGAG tCTTGATACATCATCAAAGGCATTGTCTTTGCAAGATGGCTTCCCAGGCATCTCTTTACCCTTGTTCTGTGAACAGTCTCTTGCACAACAGacattttgctgctgctgctgctgctgctacaaa GCCtgcaagaaaaattaaaaaaggtgCCAAGGAAAAGACATCAGATGAAAAACCAGTAGATGATATAGAGAAAATAAAGTCATATACGTACATGGAAAGTGATCCTGAAGATGATGTCTACTTAAAACGCTTATACCCACGGCGGATCTATGAAGTAGAGAAAGCTATTCACTTACTTAAGAAGTTTCAAGTTCTGGACTTTACCAATCCAAAGCAAGGTGTTTATCTTGACTTAACATTAGATATGGCATTGGGGAAAAAG AAAACAGTGGAGCCATTTGCCAGTGTTATTGCTTTACCACACCTCTTCTCCTCAGAAGTCAACAAGGTTGCTGTGTTTACAGCG AACGCATCAGAAATTAAAATAGCAGAAGAAAATGGAGCTGCGTTTGCAGGAGGAACAGATCTGGTTAAGAAG atcatggatgacGAGGTTGTTGTGGACTTTTATGTAGCTGTCCCAGAAATAATGGGTGAACTTAACCCTTtaaggaagaaactgaaaaaaagatTTCCAAAGGCTACTAGAA ATTCCATTGGTCGTGACATCCCCAAAATGCTTGAATTATTTAAAACGGCACATGAAATTATGGTAGATGAAGAAAGACAGAACTTCCTCAGCACCAAAATAGCAACAGTAAGTTATAGCTGCATCCCTTGTGCAGATGCCCCGTAA